Proteins from one Physeter macrocephalus isolate SW-GA chromosome 16, ASM283717v5, whole genome shotgun sequence genomic window:
- the LOC112066897 gene encoding protein PIP-1, which yields MGKCLLLLLLVVLSSLLGFLQALECFQCHRVNTSGVCESGESFCQTQGSQQCFLRKVYEGDTISYGYQGCSSLCAPMKLFKLTVTVEFRCCHDSPLCNKF from the exons ATGGGTAAatgcctcctgctgctgctgctggtggtccTGTCCTCACTGCTGGGATTCTTGCAAG CTCTAGAATGTTTCCAGTGTCACCGAGTCAACACCAGCGGGGTTTGCGAGAGCGGGGAAAGCTTCTGCCAGACTCAAGGCAGCCAGCAGTGCTTCCTGAGGAAGGTGTACGAAG GTGACACCATTTCCTATGGATACCAGGGTTGTAGCAGCCTATGTGCTCCTATGAAGCTCTTTAAACTCACTGTTACTGTGGAATTTAGATGCTGCCATGACTCACCTCTCTGCAACAAGTTCTAA